The Pararhizobium sp. IMCC21322 sequence ACCACTGATAATAATCGTGGGCCATACGATACCATCTGCGACGAGTTTTTCCTGTAATTTCAGACCTGTGATCATGGGCATTCGAATATCCATGACCAAGCAGCCAGGTTCCAGCTTTTTGATCTGACGTAGAAGCGCTTCGGGTCCATCGAAGGTCTTCACTTTTATGCCGACCGTGTCCAACAGCAGTGCAAGCGCTTTTCGAACCGCTTCATCATCATCGATCAAATAAACCGGATGGTTCATCATGCTGCTTCCGCTTTTTGCTCGTTTGAAATTGGAAGGCGCACGCGGAATATGGTGCTATCCGCATCCTCCACAAGTGAAATTTCGCCCCCCATTTGTTCGGTCAGCCGCTGCGATAAAGCCAGCCCCAGACCCGTTCCTCCTTTCTTCCGAGTTACGAATGGCTCGAAAATACGCTGGCGAATTTCCGGAGCCACACCACCGCCATTGTCGCTCACATCTATAAACGCTTCGGTAGCTCCAGTATGAAGCTGCACTTTGACAAGAGGATTGACTTGATTTTCAACTGCATCAAGAGCGTTGCGCACGAGATTGAAAAGAACTTGCTCCAATTCTACTGGATCAGCCTTTACGAGCACAGGCATAGGGGGAGAATCGAACCTCATGGAGATTTTTAATTCGTTTGCTTTCGGTAAAAGCAGTGATCGTATGGTTTCCATTGATTCTTGCAACGAAGTAAGTTGTTCCGAAGGCTCTTGCGGCGTGGTCCAACGCCTCATGCGTTCCAAAATGGACGCAGCGCGCTTTGACTGTTCGATTGCATCATCAAGAACTTTGCCGAGTGACTTGTTCTCGCTCCGCCGAAACATGTGTTTTCCGGCTTGCAACTGGCTTAATATTGCGGTCAGGGGCTGTGTCAGTTCGTGAGCAATCCCACTTGCCATCTCCCCCAGCGCATTCACCCTGGAGGCATGTGCCAGCCTTAATTCCAATGCGCCAGCATGCGCGGCCCGTTCAGCACTGCGTGCTCGCAAGTACTGGCGAACCAAAGAAAGGAACAACAGATACGCAAGCGAGACAGCTGCAATACCGATGAAAATCGGCCGTAAAGGAAAAAGACTTGCCCAAGATGGGTTAAGCGCAGTTTCCAGTACAAGTGGTTGCGAGGCGCTTCCTAGCGCCTTTGAGAATGCAGCAGTATTGCCAAGGTGCTTGCCGGTTAACAAGGATCCATCAGGTGCTGTGAGACTGCTTTGCACGGATTCTTGAGCCCAAAAGTCGGCATCAGTGCGAATTAGCGCTTCCCCATTAATTGTAAGTGCAAGGCCAAAACGTGCTTCATCTGTATTGGGGCTTCGTTTGATCAGCAAATACTCGCCTGAGATTTCCGGAATAGCCAAGAGTTGCAGCGCGCCTTTCGAGCGGCGTGTTGCGTTGGCAATTATTTCAGCATTATCATATGTTTTTACACCATCCGTTTTCGCCACGGATGTGCCATCGGTCAATGACACGAGATCAATTGAAACGATCCGCGGGTAAAACCGCCGAATTGAATTCGCAACATCCAAAAACAAATCAGTTCTCAAGTCAGTTCCCGCAGATGCAACAGCGGAAAGAGACGTCAAATGAGCATCGTGCTGATCCGCGCGTTGTGACACTACGCGATGCAATATTTCGCTTTCAGTCACTAATTCGCTCTGCAATGACCAGCGTTCAAACATAGACACACCGATCACAATCAACACAATTAGTGCCAACCAAATTGCAACCAATCTAACTCTGCTGGAATGAGCCACGTCGTTTCCCATAGAAGAAATTTCCATACCCATCTATCAGCATTTTAAGAACAGAAGAACACGAGGGTCCAATAATTGCTGAGGTGTGAGTTTGACCTTTGACATTTGGATATCGCGATCTCGCCGGTAACCCATCGGAAAATAGCGGCTGCAATAGGCAACCGGCAAACATTTCCAACCGTATTGTAGGATGGATCAAACATTTATCGATCAACGCCATCTTTCACAGCATCTGCTCTCTCCACGCCTTAGACAACTGACTCTGACCTGGCATGTCAAATGTCTGCATCGGGAAAGTAAGCGTGAAGCAATCGAAACATTGAGCGGCAGCAATGGGCCGGAGACTGAAAAGTTTAAGGCAACGCATCCTGTTAAAGAAGCGCTCCTTATGCACATACACCATCAGTTGCAAACTTGAATATCACATCATGAATGCTCTACATTGGCCAATACCAACCGAGCATCTCGATTCCAGCAAAATCAAATGTGGTTGCACACTACCATGGTAGTGTGGCATAAAGGTTAAATCCGATTGGGAAAGGGGAGCCATGTGTGTTGTCATAACGGGTGCGGCGAAGGGCATTGGCTACGCCGTGGCCGAGATTCTGGCCCGGGAAAACACATCAATGATTTTGGTGGATTCTGATGGCGATGCCTTGCGGACCGCTGAGAAAACACTCGCGCCTCTGATCGAAACTCTGATCTGTATTGAAGGGTCTGTTGCGGACCAGAAAACCGCTACACAGGTTGCGGAGGCTGCTTCAGAATTGGGCGGTGCCAAGGGCTTCTCGCACAATGCAGGCATTCAGCGTTATGGAACGGTCGTGGACACGCCCCCAGAGCTTTGGGACGAGGTCATGAACGTCAATTTGCGCGGCGCTTACTTGATGGCGCAAGCGCTGATGCCGCAGCTCGTCAAAAACAAAGGAAGCTGCGTTTTCATGTCGTCAGTTCAGGGCTTGGCGACGCAACAGAATGTGGCGGCCTATACCGTATCCAAACATGGACTGATCGGGCTGGCGAAATCCATTGCGGTGGATTTCGCGAAGGATGGCGTGCGTTCCAATGCGGTCGCACCCGGCTCAGTGCATACACCCATGCTGGACTGGGCCGTCGGCCTTTCAGACACCCCGGATGCTGTCTGGGACGAAATCAATAACATGCACCCGCTTGGCCGCGCGGCAGAGGCTTCCGAAGTGGCTGAACTCGTGGCATTCCTGCTCTCCGAAAAAGCGTCATTTATGACCGGCGAAGTTTTGAAAGTCGATGGTGGCCTTATGGCGCTCATTGGCGGAACTCCCAGACAAAGGGCTTAGAACGTGACAATTGCGGATATCAAAGTAACGACTGTCGCTGTTCCGCTGGAAGCACCCTTGCGGCATTCCGCCGGGGCGCATTGGGGACGGTTTGTCCGCACGATTGTCGAAATTATTGGCAATGACGGAATGTCAGGATGGGGCGAATTGGGCGGCGGCGGAGAAGGGGCCGAGGCGGCGATCCTGTCTTTGCTGCCTTATCTGAAAGGCCATGATCCCCTGAACCTTGAGCAGTTGCGTTGGAAGATCATGAACCCGACAGCAACGCTCTATAACAACCGGCTGCAATTGCACGCGGCAATTGAGATGGCATGTCTGGATTTGGCCGGCAAGCGGCTGGGTGTGCCAGCGCACAGTCTGCTGGGCGGAGCCATCCGCGACAAGGTCGAGTTTGCCAGCTATCTGTTCTATCGCTACGAAAACGACCTGACCGGCCTGGGCGGGGAAACCAGCGCGCAAGAACTGGTCGCCCATGCCACAGCGTTGCGCGATAAACACGGGTTCCGTGTTCACAAGCTGAAGGGCGGGCACTTCAGCCCGAAGCACGACGTAGACGTATTCGTGGCCCTTGCTGAGGCATTTCCAGAAGATCGTGTGCGGCTTGATCCCAACGGCGTGTGGTCAGTTGAAGACGCGATCCGCATCGGTCGTAAGATCGCGCATTTGAACAATGACTATTTCGAAGATCCCACCTGGGGACTTGAAGGCATGCGCCGTGTGCGTGAAGGCCAGCCAATACCCACTGCCACCAATATGGTGGTCATCAATTTTGAACAATTGGCCCAGTGTTTGCGGCACGATTTGGTCGATGTGATCTTACTGGACACGACGTTCTGGGGAGGCTTGCGACAGGCTGTGAAGGCTGGGCATGTGCTTGAGACATTTCAGCGCTCGGCTGCGGTACATTCATCCGGTGAATTGGGCATCCAGCTTGCCTCGATGTTGCATCTTGGTGCGGTGTTGCCAAATCTCAATTTCGCGGCGGATTCTCATTATCACCATCTGACGGATGATATTCTGGTTGGAGGTAAATTACCCTATGTGAACGGCTGTATTGACGTGCCCACGGGCCCCGGTCTTGGGGTTGATGTCAGCCGGGAAAAGCTCGCTGAATATGCAGAGTATTTTCGCAAGACCGGTGGCTACACATATGATCGTGATCCTGCCCGTCCGTCCTGGTATTCTATCTGGCCGGAGCAAAATTTTGCAGATCCCGCAGTTAAAACAATGCCGGAGGCGAAGTAGATGGCAAAAGTCATTCTGCGTGATCTGGTAAAGGTCTATGGCGACCAATTG is a genomic window containing:
- a CDS encoding sensor histidine kinase, which translates into the protein MEISSMGNDVAHSSRVRLVAIWLALIVLIVIGVSMFERWSLQSELVTESEILHRVVSQRADQHDAHLTSLSAVASAGTDLRTDLFLDVANSIRRFYPRIVSIDLVSLTDGTSVAKTDGVKTYDNAEIIANATRRSKGALQLLAIPEISGEYLLIKRSPNTDEARFGLALTINGEALIRTDADFWAQESVQSSLTAPDGSLLTGKHLGNTAAFSKALGSASQPLVLETALNPSWASLFPLRPIFIGIAAVSLAYLLFLSLVRQYLRARSAERAAHAGALELRLAHASRVNALGEMASGIAHELTQPLTAILSQLQAGKHMFRRSENKSLGKVLDDAIEQSKRAASILERMRRWTTPQEPSEQLTSLQESMETIRSLLLPKANELKISMRFDSPPMPVLVKADPVELEQVLFNLVRNALDAVENQVNPLVKVQLHTGATEAFIDVSDNGGGVAPEIRQRIFEPFVTRKKGGTGLGLALSQRLTEQMGGEISLVEDADSTIFRVRLPISNEQKAEAA
- a CDS encoding SDR family NAD(P)-dependent oxidoreductase; amino-acid sequence: MCVVITGAAKGIGYAVAEILARENTSMILVDSDGDALRTAEKTLAPLIETLICIEGSVADQKTATQVAEAASELGGAKGFSHNAGIQRYGTVVDTPPELWDEVMNVNLRGAYLMAQALMPQLVKNKGSCVFMSSVQGLATQQNVAAYTVSKHGLIGLAKSIAVDFAKDGVRSNAVAPGSVHTPMLDWAVGLSDTPDAVWDEINNMHPLGRAAEASEVAELVAFLLSEKASFMTGEVLKVDGGLMALIGGTPRQRA
- a CDS encoding enolase C-terminal domain-like protein, with product MTIADIKVTTVAVPLEAPLRHSAGAHWGRFVRTIVEIIGNDGMSGWGELGGGGEGAEAAILSLLPYLKGHDPLNLEQLRWKIMNPTATLYNNRLQLHAAIEMACLDLAGKRLGVPAHSLLGGAIRDKVEFASYLFYRYENDLTGLGGETSAQELVAHATALRDKHGFRVHKLKGGHFSPKHDVDVFVALAEAFPEDRVRLDPNGVWSVEDAIRIGRKIAHLNNDYFEDPTWGLEGMRRVREGQPIPTATNMVVINFEQLAQCLRHDLVDVILLDTTFWGGLRQAVKAGHVLETFQRSAAVHSSGELGIQLASMLHLGAVLPNLNFAADSHYHHLTDDILVGGKLPYVNGCIDVPTGPGLGVDVSREKLAEYAEYFRKTGGYTYDRDPARPSWYSIWPEQNFADPAVKTMPEAK